AGATTATTCTAAACTTCATTTTCGAGATAGTCCTTCAGTCCTTGCAGAATATCGTTCCATCCGGCAGTGTAGCTTTCCGCAGTGAAATATTTGCTGCCCTCATCGAGAAAACTTTCGTTCCCCTCGTGTGTAAGGATCACGGTAGTGGTCTCCTCTCCGGGAATAAGCTCCCAGGTAAGCGTGGAAGTTCCCTCACTATGTCCGGGATGCTCCCAGGTATGTCTCAGTTTTTCGTTAGGGATCACTTCGAGTATCTTGAATAAATGACGGAAACTATGCTCTCCGGCTTCATCGGTAAAAGAAACAATGAAGTCGAATACGGCACCTTCCGTCGCTTCAAAATTCGAAATACTGAAATACCAGTTTCGCATTTCTTCCGGTTGCGTCAGTGCGTTCCACACTTTATCAACGCTTGTGTTTATTGAAATTTGCTTTTTATACATACGATTGTTCAGATAAACGGTTAAACACCTCAAAAAATATCATCAAATTTCTATATTGATACGCACTTCCCAGCATTATCCCGATGACAGCACCCGACGGTTCTTCCAACAAAACAAAAAAAGTACTTTGTTTATCGATCACCGCATAATCGGCAAAAGATCCATGTTTAGAAGTTATTATTTTATGGCATTTTTCAATGTATCAATATCCAATTTTTTCATTTTCAATACTTCTGCCATCACCTTTGTTGATTTTTTCATCCATCCACCCAGCTCGGCAGGAACAATTTGCCAACTGACTCCGAATTGATCTTTTAGCCATCCGCACATACTTTCCTCTCCGCCATTCGATGTAAGCACGTTCCAATAGTTATCGATTTCCTCCTGGTAATCGCACTCAACCACAAGCGAAACACCTTCGGAAAAACTGAAATTGTGTTCCTGTGAGCTATCCATCATCATCAACAGATAATCGTTGATGAAAAATTCTCCGTGCTGCACGCTGGATTCAGGCTCACCGCTTTCTTCAGCATAGTACATTACACCATGGATTTCCGAATTGGGAAAAAGTGATGTGTACAAATGCGCGGCCTCCATTGCCCGTCCGTTTTGAAAACCGGTAAACATCAGCGTCGGCACTATTTTCTGGAGGATATGGTTTTCATCGCGTGCCGTGTATAACTGCCACGAAACGCCATATTTATCTTGTACCCAGCCATATTTCGGACTAAAGGGATAGGCGTCAAGCGGCATCATCGACCTCCCTTCCTGTATGAGCTTATTCCAAATCTCTTCAACTCGCTTTTCCAACATCGTAAGAAACATCAGCGAAATAGACGGATTGGGGTTGAACTTGTCGCCACCGTTAAGCAGCATCAGTTTCTGGCCAAACATTTCGAGCATGACCACCACAGGATTTTCATCCATTACGGTGGTTTCAGGAAAAGTGCTGCAATAAAAATTGGCCATTTCGCGGGCGTTGTTGTTGCACCAAATGCAAGGATAAATGGTATTGTTCATATTACTTTTTCTTTTTTACTTCGTTGGAAGCCGCTTTGAACAAAATGATTTTGCGAAGTAATTCTATCGGAAGCGGCTTGTCGTAAGGTAATTGAATAGTTCCTTTGGTGGTTTTGTATTCCGACAATTCTTCTTTGAATGCCAAATTGGATTCAGGCGTGGCGTAAAATCCGATATGGTTTTTAAATGCTGCAAAATACACCAGAATTTTTCCGTTATATTTAAAGGCAGGCATTTGGTAACTGATAGATTCTACAGCTTCGGGAAGAGTATCGTGGACCAGTTCTCGAATTGTTCTCAGTTTTTTCCGTACTTCAGCATCAAAGCCGGCCATATATTGATCGATGTTTTCGGGGCTACTCATTGACTTTACTCTTTTTAAAGACTGGATTGTCTCAATAATACTTATCTACTCCGCCGTGTCCAATTATTTTTCTGTTTTGCTTTGTCATCTTTAACAGGTTGGCCAGACGTTTTGCAAAAAAATCGGGACGGCTGCGTGAATCGTGGACATATGCTACCCGGATTCTTTTATAAGCTTCAGAGAATCTTTGAAAGTTTTGCCACGTTTCCTTGTCGGCTTGCAATGCTGTGATAATATCTGATGGGTAAACAAATTCTTCCGATAAAATGTTTGTTACTTTTTCGTAAATTTCAGGGTGTAACAAGTTATTCTCTGCCAACCACCGAAGTCGTTCCCTGTTGGGTTGAGAGTAGGTACTTTTAGGATTCCGGGGCGAGAATCGCTGAGCAGTGTGAGTTTCATCGTATTTTTTCATCGTACTGTCGATCCAACCAAAACATAAAGCCTCCTCCACGGCATCGTTGTATAAAATACGCGGTTTCCTTGTCGATTTATTGGGGTAGATAAGCCATATCTCCTTTTCTTTACGAAAATTCTCCGACAACCATTGACGCCAGTCTTCGCGCGAATCGAAATATACTGCTTTTGTTATTTCCATTATGAGGCCTAGGGGTTAGAGCTAAGAGCTATGAGTTTCGACAACGTATTAAAATTACGGGTTGTGGTGTCAATTTTTAATTTTCTTTCGAGAAAGTTGTTATTGAGCTTGGTTTTAGCAGCACTGCCGGGAATGAAAAGATAAATGGCGTGCGGGGTGAAAATGAATTCGTCTGGGCCAAAATCCTGTGCTTGCAGGGCTGTAACAAGATTAATATCGGGAGTATCGTTGAAAAGCGTAAAGAAAACCCGGGAAATATCGTATCTTTTACCGAAAGGATTTTCAGCAATTACCGTTTCAATCTCAGCAGGCGTTTTCACGATAATTTTCAAATCGGCACCGATGCTCTCTTTGATGATTTTATTCACTCTCTTCACTACTTCTTCTACTGAAAGTTCCGAATAGAGGATCACGTTTCCGCTTTGAATCCACGTTTGTACATTCTGGAAACCACTCTCAGCAAGCAACTGTCGAAGTTGCGCCATCGGTACCCGGTTTTTCCCGGTGGGTGTTACGCCCCGAAGAAGCACGATATATTTTGTCACCGGTTAATTTCTTTTTCTTTTTTTGTTCTCCCTCTCCTTTATGGCTTTCAACGAAGCTTTCATCGCTTTCTCCGAAGTATCATACTGAAATTCATAACCGGCATCTTGAATTTTCCGGGATGAAATGCGGCTTCCCCCTAGAATCATACCGGCAGCCTCTCCCATAATCAGACGCATTAAAAACGAGGGTACGTGCGGCATAAAAAAAGGCCGTTTCATCACATTTGCCAACGTATGCATGAAATCGGCATTACTGATAAATTCCGGGGAAACAGCATTGTACACGCCTTTCATATCTACATCTTCAATAGCTTTCAAATACATACGGCAAAGGTCATCGATATGTATCCACGTCAAATATTGCCTGCCGCTCCCAATAGGTGCACCCAGCCCAAAACGGGTGGGCAAAACCATTTTCCTGAAGGCATCGCTGTTTTTTGAAATCACGAATCCTGTACGCAACACGACTGTCCGGATATTGAGCTCTTCCTGAAAACGGAGAGCAGCATTCTCCCATTTACGGCAGGTCCGGCTCAGAAAATCGTTTTCGGTAGAAGGATCCTCCTCCGAGTACAGGTTGTTGGTTATTTTCAATCCGTAATACCCGATTGCCGAAGCCGAGATAAAAGCTTCGGGCCTTTTATCCATAGATTTTATTGTGTCGAGCAAGAGTTGTGCGGTTTGAACACGGCTCTCCACGATATCCTGTTTTTTCTGCCTTGTCCACGAGTCCTCCCCGATATTCGATCCGGCCAGGTGGACAATAATATCGGCCAGTTCCACGGCCTCTTTCTCTATTTCGTTTCGACGATAGTCCCACCTGTACCGGGGTATATCAGCTTTTACATATCGCTCACGGCTAAGCCAAATCACTTTGTATCCTTTTTCAACAAGCAACCGTGAAAGTTTTCTTCCTATTAAACCTGATCCACCTGTTATTAAAATTGTTTTCATCGCAGTGCAGTTAATTTCATGGTAAACAAATAAAGACAGCAATTGGTTGCCTTCTTTATCCATAATTTCAAGGTAATTCCATGGGGACTTCCATCAAAAGAATCTCGGAATCCTCAAGAGCTTCAAGCGTAAAACTACCGATATCCCAAATTCCATAACCGTCACGCTCGTTCAACGTTTGGGTCGAAACTTTGGCTTTGCCTCTAATCACAAATAGATATACTCCGTTACCTTTCTTCTTTACGTCATATTCTTTCGTAACCCCCTTGTCAAAATTGGCGAGGTGAAACCATGCATCCTGATGTATCCATACACCGTCGCCGTCCGGATTCGGAGAAACAATTTGCTGAAAATCGTTGGGTTTGGCTAAATCGGCAATACGGACCTGATCGTAACGCGGCTTGACGCCTTTCTCTCTCGGGAACACCCAGATTTGCAGGAATTCTACCGGCTGATCCTGACGGGCATTAAATTCACTGTGCGTAATCCCTGTTCCAGCCGACATAACCTGCACGTCTCCCTGACGGATAATGCTTCCGTTGCCCATACTGTCGCGATGTTCGAGCTCACCCTCGAGCGGCAAGGATATTATTTCCATATCGTTGTGCGGGTGCGTACCGAAACCTTTTCCCTTATCCACGAAATCATCATTGATTACCCGCAAAACACCAAAATGCATTCTGTCGCGATTGTAATAATTGGCAAAACT
This portion of the Petrimonas sulfuriphila genome encodes:
- a CDS encoding pirin family protein, with translation MKTIYHAAGSRGFADHGWLKSNHTFSFANYYNRDRMHFGVLRVINDDFVDKGKGFGTHPHNDMEIISLPLEGELEHRDSMGNGSIIRQGDVQVMSAGTGITHSEFNARQDQPVEFLQIWVFPREKGVKPRYDQVRIADLAKPNDFQQIVSPNPDGDGVWIHQDAWFHLANFDKGVTKEYDVKKKGNGVYLFVIRGKAKVSTQTLNERDGYGIWDIGSFTLEALEDSEILLMEVPMELP
- a CDS encoding VOC family protein; translation: MNNTIYPCIWCNNNAREMANFYCSTFPETTVMDENPVVVMLEMFGQKLMLLNGGDKFNPNPSISLMFLTMLEKRVEEIWNKLIQEGRSMMPLDAYPFSPKYGWVQDKYGVSWQLYTARDENHILQKIVPTLMFTGFQNGRAMEAAHLYTSLFPNSEIHGVMYYAEESGEPESSVQHGEFFINDYLLMMMDSSQEHNFSFSEGVSLVVECDYQEEIDNYWNVLTSNGGEESMCGWLKDQFGVSWQIVPAELGGWMKKSTKVMAEVLKMKKLDIDTLKNAIK
- a CDS encoding TIGR01777 family oxidoreductase, producing MKTILITGGSGLIGRKLSRLLVEKGYKVIWLSRERYVKADIPRYRWDYRRNEIEKEAVELADIIVHLAGSNIGEDSWTRQKKQDIVESRVQTAQLLLDTIKSMDKRPEAFISASAIGYYGLKITNNLYSEEDPSTENDFLSRTCRKWENAALRFQEELNIRTVVLRTGFVISKNSDAFRKMVLPTRFGLGAPIGSGRQYLTWIHIDDLCRMYLKAIEDVDMKGVYNAVSPEFISNADFMHTLANVMKRPFFMPHVPSFLMRLIMGEAAGMILGGSRISSRKIQDAGYEFQYDTSEKAMKASLKAIKERENKKRKRN
- a CDS encoding DUF1801 domain-containing protein, which encodes MSSPENIDQYMAGFDAEVRKKLRTIRELVHDTLPEAVESISYQMPAFKYNGKILVYFAAFKNHIGFYATPESNLAFKEELSEYKTTKGTIQLPYDKPLPIELLRKIILFKAASNEVKKKK
- a CDS encoding DUF1697 domain-containing protein; the protein is MTKYIVLLRGVTPTGKNRVPMAQLRQLLAESGFQNVQTWIQSGNVILYSELSVEEVVKRVNKIIKESIGADLKIIVKTPAEIETVIAENPFGKRYDISRVFFTLFNDTPDINLVTALQAQDFGPDEFIFTPHAIYLFIPGSAAKTKLNNNFLERKLKIDTTTRNFNTLSKLIALSSNP
- a CDS encoding YdeI/OmpD-associated family protein yields the protein MEITKAVYFDSREDWRQWLSENFRKEKEIWLIYPNKSTRKPRILYNDAVEEALCFGWIDSTMKKYDETHTAQRFSPRNPKSTYSQPNRERLRWLAENNLLHPEIYEKVTNILSEEFVYPSDIITALQADKETWQNFQRFSEAYKRIRVAYVHDSRSRPDFFAKRLANLLKMTKQNRKIIGHGGVDKYY
- a CDS encoding SRPBCC domain-containing protein, which translates into the protein MYKKQISINTSVDKVWNALTQPEEMRNWYFSISNFEATEGAVFDFIVSFTDEAGEHSFRHLFKILEVIPNEKLRHTWEHPGHSEGTSTLTWELIPGEETTTVILTHEGNESFLDEGSKYFTAESYTAGWNDILQGLKDYLENEV